The segment AAATAAGTTGAAAATGACATCGTACTATTATAGCATAATTTTCTTTCCAAATAATTTTGAAATGTCAAGATATTGTGGTAGTCTATTAACCATGATTATTCTTGAGACAATGTAGCACTTAATTATTAATACatgtttataattatttaaaataaagatTATATTgtattaaaaaatcatataaaattatttttacatCATTATATCTAGTAAAagtagaaataatgatgaaaatgatcattaaattaatttaaaatgaatAATTAAAGAGAATATATGAAAAATTGCTAGAAGGTATAAAGTTTTTTTGGGATCATTACTTTAAAATAGTTTTTCACCAAACTTTTGTTGCTATTAATGTCTAAGAGtgggaaaagaaagaaaattttcaaaacaaataataattatatatttaattgaagGATAGATTGtaaattacaatagaatcattatttaataatatttttaatttctttgtGTTTTCATACATTTATCATatttgaagagaaaaaaaaaagtataCATCCAATGATTATAAATTTAAGTGAAAGGAGGATTAAAAGTTACTCTAGATAATTAATTATTAGTTTCTACCAAGGAAGGATACTATTACATCCATTCAATTTGATGTTTCAATTAGTTTAACCAATCAAAACatagaattaattttttttaactacAATTCTATAGTTTGTAATTAAAtttcttatttaatatttttaaaaaaatattaatatttttttctatagATTTGTGTAATACAAAAATTAAATTAACATAATAAAATAAATActaagaaaatcaaataaattaaaacatgaaaagacACTTCAACAAATTTCACTTCACCATACTACTCGCATGAATAAAAGACTAGTTGAATCTCCATATGTACCATTATTACCCACACTATTTATTATTAATATGAGTGACAGAGAAAACTTTTgaaataaaaaaagataaaaattaatgTGCATAGTCCATCAGATCCCTGACGACCTTGAACCTCATGCATATATAGTTAAAAAAATTCcaacacataaaagagaataaaaaattAACTTGCTGCCTATAAACTTGCTTCCAATCCACATCACTTAAAAATATGTCCTAAATATAGGTACATACTTCAATGGTGAGaacgaaaaaaaattattttaagtaaACAAAGTTGTGACAGTCTGGTTTTGAAAGAAGAGACATTTCCATGCTTAATTAGTGTAATTGTCTTTTGCAGCTTCCGTCTCCCTTACTTTTGGggcatattattatttttaaatataagaaTGGGCTAgttcatttaaaatttaatagatatttaataaaataaataaatatcaattatatatattatatattaaatatttattaattaatattatattaaatctatttatttttaaaaattaatagatatattttaaaattgtacatcagttttttttaattttgatttaaatttatacCATCATATTATAGACTCCCTGTTTTAGGTATTTAATTTTgattaaaaaatgaaatttttttattaaataaatcatgtgatgatatattaatttattttaaatatttaagttgAAGATCAACATTTTTACTTATTTAGATTTTTtatgtttaatatttttcaaagtATGTTCTATATAAATCAAAGGTTGAAATGAAAACTCTAACTTTGATATATCATATTAATcatgtaataaaaaaatattttgtatttttcacaattcaaaatttcaaatgaaaaCTATAACTTTGGCGCATCATAttaatcatccaataagataaatCTTCTATATAATTGAAAGTCTGAAATGAaaactttgattttgatgcattGTATTAATCACGCAATAATAAAAAATTGTTTCATATTTTATACAATTCAAAGTTTGAATGAAACTTGTAACTTTGTTAATATGCTTAGTCATGACAAGCAATCattcatctctacctctaccttcctctttcaccctctctccctctccccctcttctttttcGTATACCTTTACatctatatctcttttcctctccaTATCTCTTCTTCCATCTATCACTTTATATCTATCTTATTATTACTCCACCTCCTTCTATcactatatctctacctctcttttTGTCTCTCCCTTTATATTTATTTATCTCTAGCATCTCTTCCTATCCCTTTCTACTCTTTACTTCTCTCTTTATCTACTTTCCTTTCTAACTATTGACAGAAACTTGACACATTGGATCTCTTATTTTAAAATACTTTCACATCTTTTTATTGTTATATTTCATCACAATAGAAATAAAAGAAATGCTTTTAAATTATACAATAGTTAATGATTTGAGAGAGACTGCTAGAGCTATCGCTATTGCTGTTGTCTACCTGAAGTAACAGCACCTGTGGAGACATTCGAATTTGTGGCGATGGAGCCTCCATCTTCCCTTCCAATATTTTCACTACTTCACTCATGCTTGGCCTCAGATTCTCTTCGTCTTGAATGCACAGTCCCCCAACCACAGCGGCTCTTCTCACCTCTTCGATATTTGCCTCACTTGCTATCCTTGCATCCACAATGTCTCTTATGTTTCCCATCTCAATTTGAGATGAAGCCCAGGTAGGAAAGTACCACCTGCTCTCTTTTACCCTTAAATCCAGATTTCTACGACCCGATATAATCTCCAACAGCGTCATGCCAAAACTGTATACGTCCACCTTGGGAGTTACAGGAAGGCCGGAGATCCACTCAGGAGCCAAGTATCCTCGAGTTCCTCTTGTGGTCGTCAATACACGGCTGAAATCTCTGCCCACCATCTTTGACAACCCAAAATCAGCTATCCTGGGGTTGAAGTCACCATCTAGAAGAATATTTTCAGGCTTAATATCGCAGTGAATGATCTGATCCCTGCATTCCTCATGGAGATAAACCAATCCTCGTGCAGTGCCCAGTGCGATCTGAAACCGGGTCTTCCAATCCAACATCCTCTCTGCTCCTTCCTCTTCATAGAAAAGGGAGGAATTTAGAGAGCCATTAGGCATGTAGGCATACACCAGTAGCCTTCGAGAGCCTTCCACGCAGAATCCACAGAGCTTTACCAAATTCACATGCTGTATTTCACCGATGGTACTTATTTCTGCACGGAATTGCTTTTCTATTCTTCCTGAACCCTCTAATCTCTTAACAGCCACAAGCGTGCTGTCTGGAAGAGTTCCTTTGAACACAGACCCGAATGCTCCACTTCCCAGCTTATGCTTGAAATTCCTAGTTGCGATTCGCAGCTCTTTGTAAGTGAACATTTTGAGCATGATTGGCACATCCTCGTCCTCTTCTACGCTTTTGTTCTGCAATCTTCGACGTTTCCACAGAATAAATGCGGCCAAGAGGACAGCTAAAACAACAAAGAAAGCCGCGACTGAAGGAAGTAAAATAAGAAGTAGAGGTGCTTTGCTGCTTCTCTCTGATGTCGAGCGCGGCAATTCAGAAGATGCTAGCCTAACGAAGATGGATCGGTTGTCAGATGAAACGCACATTTTGAATAAATCCCCGAACCAGAGTCTACAGATTGGTAGGTCAGAAATAACAAAAGCAAAGGCTGTACACGAGCAATTGTTGAGACAAGCAGTCCTGCAGTCTTCCATTGTTGGCTCGTTATTGTATGAGAGAGCTTCTTCTTCAGGCAAGTATCGGTTCTTGGTTTCCAAGAAGCCATCGGTGGTGCCCGTTGTGACAGAGCATTGCAGGGGTCTTCGCCGAGCACACCCACTTGACCGCCAACCGTGAGAGTCATTCTTGGGAGAGAAACCCTCAACACAACTGCACACATCATTCGCATTGCAGAGTCCATAAGCCCCGCAGATTTCATAATCACTGCATTGACCTCGGTGTGTCGACCACCACAGATTCCAAGTACCATCATCCATCAAGAGGTAAACTTTTATTTTGCCGTTCTCGTCTACCAGCTCCCGCGCTCTCAAGACATGTCCTGACGGGTTTACTGTATGTTGATAGTAAAATCTTGAAGGAGAAACCCTCACGAAGGAAAGTTCGTATATGTTAGGAAAATGATTGGTCTCGGGAACTTTGGTAAAATAACTCCCTGTCCACTCTCCAGTGGACCAATATGGAACACTCTTGTTATAGATCAACACCGTCTGTGTCTTTCCTGGAGACATGTCCGGTCCATAAGAGAAGAGCCCAGTTGCAGGATCCACAGAACTCTTCCAGGAAGTTATCTTCATGCCTCTCCACAGCTTCATGCCAGGCAACCATGTATCTGTCGGGTGTGTGAAACTCTCCCAAACAATCTCAGAATTGTTTTGGCCGTCACCCAGCATGATGAAATTACCAGCTTCAGTTATCATTGCCCGAGATCCTTTCAGGCCAATATCAGGCGACCACACTGAACGGCcatttatatcaaacaatctgagATATCCATCGCTCGAAAAGCTCAGAACGGCGGGCATGCCTTTGACAGGATTATCTCTGTTAGCCACCCAAACTACGACCTCCGGGGACATTGTGTACCAGATGCCAACATACCAATTATTTGTTCCTCTGGGACTGAAAAATCCCAATTCAAACGTGCCGTTCTTTGATATTATGGTCTGATTTCCAGCGAGCGAATCGCCCAATAGAAGCGGATCCCCACCATCTAGTGCCAATGAAATGCAATTATTCAGTGCAATAATTATAATAATTGCTAGGATCAAATACTTCATCGCCATTTCGATAACCATAGCAATTATTGAAAGAGCAAGCTTTTCTTATATCGAAGTGAGATTAAGCCATCTGGTTAAGATGGTTGACTTTCTCTCCTATTATGGAGTTCACATTATTCTACGCGGAGTTGATGTCAGGAAGTAGCGtctttcaaaataaaataagattCCATGGCGTGCAGAGCAAGTATTTTACGCTGGAAGCCACAGACGCCACTCCCTCATACTCGCAATTTGACTTTGACACGCACAATTTGGTCTTGTAAACGAAAATCCACGTTTTCTCTATGCTTGAAGATCGACTTTGTCAAGACAGACGGACATATTACTAGTAATTACCGTTAAGGCAATCTCTTTTGAATGGTTCCTTGACAATGAAATTCTAAATAGCCGATAGGCTATATATGTGGGCAAAGCCCACCGGAATTCAATTCCTCACGCCGGTATTTTTTTCCGAATATTTTGCCGTTTCTTTGTTACTCGATCAATTTTTATTGGTTCACAACAAAACTGAATTACGGTGGATTACGGTGAATTATTTCGTGTGACTTTCGAAATGTTACGGTGGATTACGAATACACCATTAAAGAATACTGACATTGGCAGATGATCCCGTCGTACAATTTTTAAGTTCTCACGCCGGTAAAAACGTACCGAAAAAGACTCCTCCGTTGGTTTTGTTTTTCCTGTTCAGTTTCCTCGGTCCTTTTTATTTGTATTAGGCCTGCCTACTACACTCCTAAAGCTAAACCAGTACCGAGGGCAAAACTTACATGACACAAAAAAATTCTCGGGACTTGTACCTTTGCCGCTTAAACCTTCAAACTAGGGGAGAGAACCCAGAACGTGCCCACCCTAATTTCGCGTGCCCACGCCATGTTGACCTGGAGACCAACTTTGACCACTTGTTATGTCGATCGCTGACTTGACTTTTTTCAAAACGTTATCTTGAGTGCTGACTCGGCATAATGCCACGTGTACTATACCCATTTGTGGGAGTGGTCGAAATTATGCCACTTCGGTGTGTCGACCAGAACGTGGCTGGGCCCACCCCGTTAACCATTTAAAATATCCGTCAGTTTAGAATGGGGTTGCCACATGGCATTCTTCTACATAGCCACCCAATCCACCAACCTCTCCGTCCAAAGTTCTCGCAAGCCACTTTCAAAGTTTCTTCAAAGAGCAAGCTTTTCTTATATCAAAGTGAGATTAAGCCATCTGGTTAAGATGGTTGACTTTCTCTCCTATTATGGAGTTCACATTATTCTATGCGGAGTTGATGTCAGGAAGTAGCGtctttcaaaataaaataagattCCATGGCGTGCAGACCAAGTATTTTACGCTGGAAGCCACAGACGCCACTCCCTCATACTCGCAATTTGACTTTGACACGCACAATTTGGTCTTGTAAACGAAAATCCACGTTTTCTCTATGCTTGAAGATTGACTTTGTCAAGACAGACGGACATATTACTAGTAATTACTGTTAAGGCAATCTCTTTTGAATGGTTCCTTGACAATGAAATTCTAAATAGCCGATAGGCTATATATGTGGGCAAAGCCCACCGGAATTCAATTCCTCACGCCAGTATTTTTTTCCGATTATTTTGCCGTTTATTTGTTACTCGATCAATTTTTATTGGTTCACAACAAAACTGAATTACAGTGGATTACGGTGAATTATTTCGTGTGACTTTCGAAATGTTACAGTGGATTACGAATACACCATTAAAGAATACTGACATTGGCAGATGAACCCGTCGTACAATTTTTAAGTTCTCACGCCGGTAAAAATGTACCGAAAAAGACTCCTCCGTTGGTTTTGTTTTCCCTGTTCAGTTTCCTCGGTCCTTTTTATTTGTATTAGGCCTGCCTACTACACTCCTAAAGCTAAACCAGTACCGAGGGCAAAACTTACATGACACAAAAAAATTCTCGAGACTTGTACCTTTGCCGCTTAAACCTTCCAACTAGGGGAGAGAACCCAGAACGTGCCCACCCTAATTTCGCGTGCCCACGCCACGTTGACCTGGAGACCAACTTTGACCACTTGTTATGTCGATCGCTGACTTGACTTTTTTCAAAACGTTATCTTGAGTGTTGACTCGGCATAATGCCACGTGTACTATACCCATTTATGGGAGTGGTCGAAATTATGCCACTTCGGTGTGTCGACAAGAACGTGGCTGGGCCCACCTCGTTAACCATTTAAAATATCCGTCAGTTTAGAATGGGGTTGCCACATGGCATTCTTCTACATAGCCACCCAATCCACCAACCTCTCCGTACAAAGTTCTCACAAGCCACTTTCAAAGTTTCTTCAAAGAGCAAGCTTTTCTTATATCAAAGTGAGATTAAGCCATCTGGTTAAGATGGTTGACTTTCTCTCCTATTATGGAGTTCACATTATTCTATGCGGAGTTGATGTCAGGAAGTAGCGtctttcaaaataaaataagattCCATGGCGTGCAGACCAAGTATTTTACGCTGGAAGCCACAGACGCCACTCCCTCATACTCGCAATTTGATTTTGACACGCACAATTTGGTCTTGTCAACGAAAATCCACGTTTTCTCTATGCTTGAAGATTGACTTTGTCAAGACAGACGGACATATTACTAGTAATTACCATTAAGGCAATCTCTTTTGAATGGTTCCTTGACAATGAAATTCTAAATAGCCGATAGGCTATATATGTGGGCAAAGCACACCGGAATTCAATTCCTCACGCCAGTATTTTTTTCCGATTATTTTGCCGTTTCTTTGTTACTCGATCAATTTTTATTGGTTCACAATAAAACTGAATTACGGTGGATTACGGTGAATTATTTCGTGTGACTTTCGAAATGTTACGGTGGATTACGAATACACCATTAAAGAATACTGACATTGGCAGATGAACCCGTCGTACAATTTTTAAGTTCTCACGCCGGTAAAAGCGTACCGAAAAAGACTCCTCCGTTGGTTTTGTTTTTCCTGTTCAGTTTCCTCGGTCCTTTTTATTTGTATTAGGCCTGCCTACTACACTCCTAAAGCTAAACCAGTACCGAGGGCAAAACTTACATGACACAAAAAAATTCTCGGGACTTGTACCTTTGCCGCTTAAACCTTCCAACTAGGGGAGAGAACCCAGAACGTGCCCACCCTAATTTCGCGTGCCCACGCCACGTTGACCTGGAGACCAACTTTGACCACTTGTTATGTCGATCGCTGACTTGACTTTTTTCAAAACGTTATCTTGAGTGCTGACTCGGCATAATGCCACGTGTACTATACCCATTTGTGAGAGTGGTTGAAATTATGCCACTTCGGTGTGTCGACCAGAACGTGGCTGGGCCCACCCCATTAACCATTTAAAATATCCGTCAGTTTAGAATGGGGTTGCCACATGGCATTCTTCTACATAGCCACCCAATCCACCAACCTCTCCGTCCAAAGTTCTCGCAAGCCACTTTCAAAGTTTCTTCAAAGAGCAAGCTTTTCTTATATCAAAGTGAGATTAAGCCATCTGGTTAAGATGGTTGACTTTCTCTCCTATTATGGAGTTCACATTATTCTATGCGAAGTTGATGTCAGGAAGTAGCGtctttcaaaataaaataagattCCATGGCGTGCAGACCAAGTATTTTACGCTGGAAGCCACAGACGCCACTCCCTCATACTCGCAATTTGACTTTGACACGCACAATTTGGTCTTGTAAACGAAAATCCACGTTTTCTCTATGCTTGAAGATCGACTTTGTCAAGACAGACGGACATATTACTAGTAATTACCGTTAAGGCAATCTCTTTTGAATGGTTCCCTTACAATGAAATTCTAAATAGCCGATAGGCTATATATGTGGGCAAAGCCCACCGGAATTCAATTCCTCACGCCAGTATTTTTTTCCGATTATTTTGCCGTTTCTTTGTTACTCGATCAATTTTTATTGGTTCATAACAAAACTGAATTGCGGTGGATTACGGTGAATTATTTCGTGTGACTTTCGAAATGTTACGGTGGATTACGAATACACCATTAAAGAATACTGACATTGGCAGATGAACCCGTCGTACAATTTTTAAGTTCTC is part of the Cryptomeria japonica chromosome 10, Sugi_1.0, whole genome shotgun sequence genome and harbors:
- the LOC131039261 gene encoding G-type lectin S-receptor-like serine/threonine-protein kinase At2g19130, translating into MAMKYLILAIIIIIALNNCISLALDGGDPLLLGDSLAGNQTIISKNGTFELGFFSPRGTNNWYVGIWYTMSPEVVVWVANRDNPVKGMPAVLSFSSDGYLRLFDINGRSVWSPDIGLKGSRAMITEAGNFIMLGDGQNNSEIVWESFTHPTDTWLPGMKLWRGMKITSWKSSVDPATGLFSYGPDMSPGKTQTVLIYNKSVPYWSTGEWTGSYFTKVPETNHFPNIYELSFVRVSPSRFYYQHTVNPSGHVLRARELVDENGKIKVYLLMDDGTWNLWWSTHRGQCSDYEICGAYGLCNANDVCSCVEGFSPKNDSHGWRSSGCARRRPLQCSVTTGTTDGFLETKNRYLPEEEALSYNNEPTMEDCRTACLNNCSCTAFAFVISDLPICRLWFGDLFKMCVSSDNRSIFVRLASSELPRSTSERSSKAPLLLILLPSVAAFFVVLAVLLAAFILWKRRRLQNKSVEEDEDVPIMLKMFTYKELRIATRNFKHKLGSGAFGSVFKGTLPDSTLVAVKRLEGSGRIEKQFRAEISTIGEIQHVNLVKLCGFCVEGSRRLLVYAYMPNGSLNSSLFYEEEGAERMLDWKTRFQIALGTARGLVYLHEECRDQIIHCDIKPENILLDGDFNPRIADFGLSKMVGRDFSRVLTTTRGTRGYLAPEWISGLPVTPKVDVYSFGMTLLEIISGRRNLDLRVKESRWYFPTWASSQIEMGNIRDIVDARIASEANIEEVRRAAVVGGLCIQDEENLRPSMSEVVKILEGKMEAPSPQIRMSPQVLLLQVDNSNSDSSSSLSQIINYCII